One window from the genome of Candidatus Abyssobacteria bacterium SURF_5 encodes:
- a CDS encoding response regulator codes for MAGKKIAIIDDEPDVVIYLTSALQDNGFEVCSAPNATEGFALIRSQRPDLVCLDILMPEETGFSLYRKIRDDSSLKDMRVVIISGLNIKQEMPRILSGRNGDAAAVEPDFFIEKPIDLPLFIHTVRRLTGAGEAA; via the coding sequence ATGGCTGGAAAAAAAATTGCCATTATCGATGACGAGCCCGATGTTGTCATTTATCTGACGTCGGCTCTGCAGGATAATGGATTCGAAGTTTGTTCCGCACCCAACGCAACTGAAGGATTTGCGCTCATTCGCTCGCAGCGGCCTGATCTTGTATGCCTGGATATTCTTATGCCCGAGGAAACCGGATTCTCGCTCTACCGGAAGATCAGGGATGACTCATCTCTCAAGGATATGCGGGTTGTAATCATCAGCGGCTTGAACATCAAGCAGGAGATGCCGCGTATCCTCTCTGGAAGAAATGGAGACGCCGCGGCGGTGGAGCCCGATTTTTTTATTGAGAAACCAATCGATTTGCCGCTCTTTATCCATACAGTCCGGCGGCTCACAGGCGCAGGGGAAGCAGCATGA